Proteins from one Triticum aestivum cultivar Chinese Spring chromosome 7A, IWGSC CS RefSeq v2.1, whole genome shotgun sequence genomic window:
- the LOC123150589 gene encoding protein yippee-like At4g27745 isoform X3, with translation MGNFASSDASSVKEAQRVSATSSTPPVNCCRVPKDSRTRRTHHWDSGSIQDWLEMAELAEPRVYSCRHCRNRVCLHDDIISKAFQGRNGCAFLSSHAMNITTGAKEDRQFMTGLHTVADIHCRDCREVLGWKYERAYEESQKYKEGKFIFEKDKIVQKNSREMAELVGPRVYSCRHCRNHVCLHDDIISKAFQGSRVERQSLINK, from the exons ATGGGGAATTTCGCATCGAGTGATGCTTCTTCAGTCAAAGAGGCGCAAAGGGTATCAGCAACCAGCTCCACACCACCGGTGAACTGCTGCCGGGTGCCCAAGGACTCAAGGACAAGGAGGACGCACCACTGGGACTCTGGGAGCATTCAAG ATTGGTTGGAGATGGCGGAATTGGCCGAGCCGCGGGTGTACAGCTGCCGCCATTGCCGGAACCGCGTCTGCCTCCACGACGATATCATCTCCAAGGCCTTCCAG GGGAGGAATGGCTGCGCATTTCTCTCCTCTCACGCCATGAACATCACCACGGGGGCCAAGGAGGACAGGCAGTTCATGACGGGGCTTCACACGGTCGCCGACATCCACTGCCGTGACTGCCGCGAGGTGCTCGGATGGAAGTACGAGAGAGCCTACGAGGAATCCCAAAAGTACAAGGAAGGCAAGTTCATATTTGAAAAGGACAAGATCGTGCAGAAGAATAG CAGAGAGATGGCGGAACTGGTTGGGCCGCGGGTGTACAGCTGCCGCCATTGCCGGAACCACGTCTGCCTCCATGACGATATTATCTCCAAGGCCTTCCAG GGATCAAGAGTGGAAAGGCAGAGCTTAATCAATAAATAG
- the LOC123150589 gene encoding protein yippee-like At4g27745 isoform X4 produces MGNFASSDASSVKEAQRVSATSSTPPVNCCRVPKDSRTRRTHHWDSGSIQDWLEMAELAEPRVYSCRHCRNRVCLHDDIISKAFQGRNGCAFLSSHAMNITTGAKEDRQFMTGLHTVADIHCRDCREVLGWKYERAYEESQKYKEGKFIFEKDKIVQKNREMAELVGPRVYSCRHCRNHVCLHDDIISKAFQGSRVERQSLINK; encoded by the exons ATGGGGAATTTCGCATCGAGTGATGCTTCTTCAGTCAAAGAGGCGCAAAGGGTATCAGCAACCAGCTCCACACCACCGGTGAACTGCTGCCGGGTGCCCAAGGACTCAAGGACAAGGAGGACGCACCACTGGGACTCTGGGAGCATTCAAG ATTGGTTGGAGATGGCGGAATTGGCCGAGCCGCGGGTGTACAGCTGCCGCCATTGCCGGAACCGCGTCTGCCTCCACGACGATATCATCTCCAAGGCCTTCCAG GGGAGGAATGGCTGCGCATTTCTCTCCTCTCACGCCATGAACATCACCACGGGGGCCAAGGAGGACAGGCAGTTCATGACGGGGCTTCACACGGTCGCCGACATCCACTGCCGTGACTGCCGCGAGGTGCTCGGATGGAAGTACGAGAGAGCCTACGAGGAATCCCAAAAGTACAAGGAAGGCAAGTTCATATTTGAAAAGGACAAGATCGTGCAGAAGAATAG AGAGATGGCGGAACTGGTTGGGCCGCGGGTGTACAGCTGCCGCCATTGCCGGAACCACGTCTGCCTCCATGACGATATTATCTCCAAGGCCTTCCAG GGATCAAGAGTGGAAAGGCAGAGCTTAATCAATAAATAG
- the LOC123150589 gene encoding uncharacterized protein isoform X1: protein MGNFASSDASSVKEAQRVSATSSTPPVNCCRVPKDSRTRRTHHWDSGSIQDWLEMAELAEPRVYSCRHCRNRVCLHDDIISKAFQGRNGCAFLSSHAMNITTGAKEDRQFMTGLHTVADIHCRDCREVLGWKYERAYEESQKYKEGKFIFEKDKIVQKNSREMAELVGPRVYSCRHCRNHVCLHDDIISKAFQVNNFTQGRIIYFLFLGHY from the exons ATGGGGAATTTCGCATCGAGTGATGCTTCTTCAGTCAAAGAGGCGCAAAGGGTATCAGCAACCAGCTCCACACCACCGGTGAACTGCTGCCGGGTGCCCAAGGACTCAAGGACAAGGAGGACGCACCACTGGGACTCTGGGAGCATTCAAG ATTGGTTGGAGATGGCGGAATTGGCCGAGCCGCGGGTGTACAGCTGCCGCCATTGCCGGAACCGCGTCTGCCTCCACGACGATATCATCTCCAAGGCCTTCCAG GGGAGGAATGGCTGCGCATTTCTCTCCTCTCACGCCATGAACATCACCACGGGGGCCAAGGAGGACAGGCAGTTCATGACGGGGCTTCACACGGTCGCCGACATCCACTGCCGTGACTGCCGCGAGGTGCTCGGATGGAAGTACGAGAGAGCCTACGAGGAATCCCAAAAGTACAAGGAAGGCAAGTTCATATTTGAAAAGGACAAGATCGTGCAGAAGAATAG CAGAGAGATGGCGGAACTGGTTGGGCCGCGGGTGTACAGCTGCCGCCATTGCCGGAACCACGTCTGCCTCCATGACGATATTATCTCCAAGGCCTTCCAGGTGAACAACTTCACCCAGGGAAGGataatttattttcttttccttggtCATTACTGA
- the LOC123150589 gene encoding protein yippee-like At4g27745 isoform X2, with amino-acid sequence MGNFASSDASSVKEAQRVSATSSTPPVNCCRVPKDSRTRRTHHWDSGSIQDWLEMAELAEPRVYSCRHCRNRVCLHDDIISKAFQGRNGCAFLSSHAMNITTGAKEDRQFMTGLHTVADIHCRDCREVLGWKYERAYEESQKYKEGKFIFEKDKIVQKNREMAELVGPRVYSCRHCRNHVCLHDDIISKAFQVNNFTQGRIIYFLFLGHY; translated from the exons ATGGGGAATTTCGCATCGAGTGATGCTTCTTCAGTCAAAGAGGCGCAAAGGGTATCAGCAACCAGCTCCACACCACCGGTGAACTGCTGCCGGGTGCCCAAGGACTCAAGGACAAGGAGGACGCACCACTGGGACTCTGGGAGCATTCAAG ATTGGTTGGAGATGGCGGAATTGGCCGAGCCGCGGGTGTACAGCTGCCGCCATTGCCGGAACCGCGTCTGCCTCCACGACGATATCATCTCCAAGGCCTTCCAG GGGAGGAATGGCTGCGCATTTCTCTCCTCTCACGCCATGAACATCACCACGGGGGCCAAGGAGGACAGGCAGTTCATGACGGGGCTTCACACGGTCGCCGACATCCACTGCCGTGACTGCCGCGAGGTGCTCGGATGGAAGTACGAGAGAGCCTACGAGGAATCCCAAAAGTACAAGGAAGGCAAGTTCATATTTGAAAAGGACAAGATCGTGCAGAAGAATAG AGAGATGGCGGAACTGGTTGGGCCGCGGGTGTACAGCTGCCGCCATTGCCGGAACCACGTCTGCCTCCATGACGATATTATCTCCAAGGCCTTCCAGGTGAACAACTTCACCCAGGGAAGGataatttattttcttttccttggtCATTACTGA
- the LOC123147140 gene encoding uncharacterized protein: protein MAPETRSRRTRDPRASETAPPPPPVQRPRLTRAGSRGDAPTRRRSGQVNEDVVSRFPHLASSVQNDVTQLKEATGEDEGGAHIQDLVAVVPRMTRRRAREACASETALPSLQRARLTRGGSRGEAPTSGRSGKVNEDVESRFQHLASSVQNDGMQLNRAMEASLDCKVNEDAESRFQHLASSLQNDGMQLNRAMEASLDYMSGNNYAAASSSQMLNVGDEAVELSSRHDGPNILGTYKDGQNNYTSTGHDESGTATNPEDATDRDEGTGQGDQAAGQPKRQRKPRRRNMLGTNRIVINRVSEEGLPVSPKKAEQGYRNALGCILRETVSINETNLRSKANENLRALLISKLHTHYKFPDESLDETTPVNNRALCKWSKLLSSWKSKAKSEYLKKDYETEIKKIWPLVSEEDWNLFKQHCETPEVKEMEKWGKDMWAKSIGNRTLGSRGYPGKKPKWDKQDTEFGAAGNYPVMVPETSRRVHASETALPSAQHPRLTRAGSRVDAPTSGRSGQVNEDVESRFQHLAGSVQNDVMQLKAATGEDEGGVHIQDLVVVVPRMTRRRAREACAPETALPSLQRTRLTRGGSRGEAPTNGRSDISGNDSAAASSSRTISAGDEAVEPSSRHGGPDALGTYTDGQDDYTSTVHDESGTATNPEDATDRDEGTGQGDQAAGQPKKQRKPRRPNMLGTDRIVINRVSEAGLPLSPKKAEQGYSNGLGCILRETVSINETNLRSKANENLRALLISKLHTHYKFPDESLDETTPVNNTALCKWTKLLSSWKSKAKSEYLEKDYETEIKKKWPSVSEEDWNLFKQHCETPEVKEMEKWGKEMRARNIGHHTLGSRGYPGKKPKWDKQDAEFAAAGIPNPFKEFENPRENDYIRGRCKYDEETKTWVLDEKTAKVKELLRQYHVESQSSQESESSARWDDPLNRSINVVLGKDPKTRPAYGRVNGVGLNEKWDTHYPEDRELARQRRRAGRASFESRLAGMREELKEEMREEVEVKAKAMATAQVMEMWPDLIEAVKRSLASGQTAPPSSSVTLAPANVILEKEPRPGAHHSSRSAPFMG from the exons ATGGCGCCGGAGACGAGGAGCAGGAGGACGAGGGACCCGCGCGCATCggagaccgcgccgccgccgccgccggtgcagCGCCCTCGGCTCACGCGCGCCGGAAGCAGGGGGGACGCgccgacccgccgccgctccg GTCAGGTTAATGAGGATGTCGTGAGCAGATTCCCGCATTTGGCAAGTTCGGTACAAAATGATGTTACGCAGTTAAAGGAGGCGACTGGAGAGGACGAGGGGGGCGCGCACATCCAAGACCTTGTTGCCGTCGTTCcgcggatgacgaggaggagggcgagggaggcaTGTGCATCGGAGACCGCATTGCCGTCGTTGCAGCGCGCTCGACTCACGCGTGGCGGAAGCAGGGGGGAGGCGCCGACCAGTGGCCGCTCCG GTAAGGTTAATGAGGATGTCGAGAGCAGATTCCAGCATTTGGCAAGTTCAGTACAAAATGATGGTATGCAGTTAAACAGAGCCATGGAGGCATCGCTGGATT GTAAGGTTAATGAGGATGCCGAGAGCAGATTCCAGCATTTGGCAAGTTCACTACAAAATGATGGTATGCAGTTAAACAGAGCCATGGAGGCATCACTGGAtt ATATGTCTGGAAACAACTACGCCGCAGCCTCTTCTTCGCAGATGCTAAACGTGGGTGATGAAGCTGTGGAACTGTCGTCACGTCATGACGGTCCCAACATCTTGGGCACATACAAGGATGGGCAGAACAACTACACATCCACTGGTCATGACGAGTCCGGCACCGCCACAAATCCTGAAGATGCGACCGATCGCGATGAAGGGACCGGCCAAGGGGACCAGGCAGCTGGACAACCCAAAAGGCAACGTAAGCCTAGGCGCCGAAACATGCTCGGCACTAATAGGATTGTTATCAACCGAGTGTCTGAGGAGGGTCTACCTGTTAGTCCCAAGAAGGCCGAACAAGGTTACAGGAATGCCCTAGGCTGCATCCTTCGCGAAACTGTGAGCATTAATGAAACCAATCTCAGGTCGAAAGCGAACGAGAATTTGCGAGCGCTCCTCATATCGAAGCTGCACACTCATTACAAGTTCCCGGATGAGTCCCTAGACGAGACCACTCCGGTAAATAACAGAGCCCTCTGCAAGTGGTCCAAGCTTTTGAGTAGTTGGAAATCCAAGGCCAAAAGCGAATACCTTAAGAAAGATTACGAAACTGAGATAAAAAAGATCTGGCCTTTGGTTTCCGAGGAGGACTGGAACCTGTTCAAGCAGCACTGTGAGACCCCTGAAGTCAAGGAGATGGAAAAATGGGGAAAGGATATGTGGGCTAAGAGCATTGGTAACCGCACCCTTGGCAGCCGTGGTTACCCAGGGAAGAAGCCAAAGTGGGACAAGCAGGACACTGAGTTCGGTGCAGCTGGCAACTATCCTGTCATGGTGCCAGAGACGAGTAGGAGGGTGCACGCATCGGAGACCGCGTTGCCCTCGGCGCAGCACCCTCGACTCACGCGCGCTGGAAGCAGGGTGGATGCACCGACCAGTGGCCGCTCCG GTCAGGTTAATGAGGATGTCGAGAGCAGATTCCAGCATTTGGCAGGTTCAGTACAAAATGATGTTATGCAGTTAAAGGCAGCGaccggagaggacgagggaggtgTGCACATCCAAGACCTTGTTGTCGTCGTTCCACGaatgacgaggaggagggcgagggaggcaTGCGCACCGGAGACTGCGTTGCCGTCGTTGCAGCGCACTCGACTCACACGCGGTGGAAGCAGGGGGGAGGCCCCGACCAATGGCCGCTCCG ATATTTCTGGAAACGACTCCGCTGCAGCCTCTTCTTCGCGGACGATAAGCGCGGGTGATGAAGCTGTAGAACCGTCATCACGTCATGGCGGCCCCGACGCCTTGGGCACATACACAGATGGGCAGGACGACTACACATCCACTGTTCATGATGAGTCCGGCACCGCCACAAATCCTGAAGATGCAACCGATCGCGACGAAGGGACCGGCCAAGGGGACCAGGCAGCTGGACAACCTAAAAAGCAACGCAAACCTAGGCGCCCAAACATGCTTGGCACCGATAGGATTGTTATCAACCGAGTGTCTGAGGCTGGTCTACCTCTTAGTCCCAAGAAGGCTGAACAAGGTTACAGTAATGGCCTAGGCTGCATCCTTCGCGAAACCGTGAGCATTAATGAAACCAATCTCAGGTCGAAAGCCAATGAGAATTTGCGAGCACTCCTCATATCGAAGCTGCACACTCATTACAAGTTCCCGGATGAGTCCCTAGACGAGACCACTCCGGTAAATAACACAGCCCTCTGCAAGTGGACCAAGCTTTTGAGTAGTTGGAAATCCAAAGCCAAAAGCGAATACCTTGAGAAAGATTACGAAACCGAGATAAAAAAGAAGTGGCCTTCGGTTTCTGAGGAGGACTGGAACCTGTTCAAGCAGCACTGCGAGACCCCTGAAGTCAAGGAGATGGAGAAATGGGGGAAGGAAATGCGGGCAAGGAACATTGGTCACCACACCCTTGGAAGCCGTGGTTACCCAGGGAAGAAGCCGAAGTGGGACAAGCAGGACGCTGAGTTTGCTGCAGCAGGCATACCAAACCCCTTCAAGGAATTTGAAAACCCGCGTGAAAATGATTACATCAGGGGCCGGTGCAAATACGATGAAGAGACTAAGACATGGGTATTGGACGAGAAGACGGCGAAAGTCAAGGAACTCCTG AGGCAGTATCATGTGGAATCTCAAAGCTCCCAGGAGTCGGAGTCCTCGGCAAGGTGGGACGACCCTCTGAACAGGTCGATCAACGTGGTGCTCGGCAAGGACCCGAAAACGAGGCCGGCTTATGGTCGTGTGAACGGCGTCGGGCTGAATGAAAAATGGGACACGCATTATCCCGAAGACCGCGAGCTTGCGAGGCAGAGAAGGAGAGCCGGCCGAGCTAGTTTTGAATCCAGATTGGCTGGAATGAGAGAAGAACTTAAAGAAGAAATGAGAGAGGAAGTCGAGGTGAAAGCCAAAGCCATGGCGACAGCACAAGTCATGGAAATGTGGCCCGATCTAATTGAGGCCGTCAAGCGAAGTTTAGCATCGGGGCAAACAGCGCCACCATCATCCTCTGTCACGTTGGCGCCGGCCAATGTCATTTTGGAGAAAGAGCCGCGTCCTGGTGCACATCATAGCAGCCGCTCTGCCCCTTTCATGGGCTAG
- the LOC123151057 gene encoding protein NPG1, giving the protein MAEPEDGGEVAPPEAAAAATSAAAHSSPPAKEEPAAAAEAKPASSGEAVSLNYEEARALLGRLEFQKGNVEDALCVFDGIDLQAAIERFQPSSSKKTTEATLVLEAIYLKALSLQKLGKSIEAAKQCKSVIDSVESMFKNGTPDIEQKLQETINKSVELLPEAWKKAGSLQETFASYRRALLSPWNLDEECIARIQKRFAAFLLYGCVEWSPPSSGSPAEGTFVPKTNIEEAILLLTTVLKKFYQGKTHWDPSVMEHLTYALSICSRPSLIADHLEEVLPGIYPRTERWNTLAFCYYGVAQKEVALNFLRKSLNKHENPKDTMALLLAAKICSEDCRLASEGVEYARRAIANTESLDVHLKSTGLHFLGSCLSKKAKIVSSDHQRAMLHAETMKSLTESMSLDRYNPNLIFDMGVQYAEQRNMNAALRCAKEFVDATGGAVSKGWRFLALVLSAQQRYSEAEVATNAALDETAKWDQGSLLRIKAKLKVAQSSPMEAVEAYRVLLALVQAQKNSPKKVEGEAGGVTEFEIWQGLANLYSGLSHTRDAEVCLQKATALKSYSAATLEAEGYMHEVRKESKEAMAAYVNASATELDHVSSKVAIGALLSKQGGKYLPAARAFLSDALRVEPTNRMAWLNLGKVHKLDGRISDAADCFQAAVMLEESDPVESFRTLS; this is encoded by the exons ATGGCGGAgccggaggacggcggcgaggtcgcccctcctgaggcggcggcggcggcgacgagcgcggccGCCCATTCGTCTCCCCCTGCTAAGGAGGAGCCGGCGGCAGCGGCAGAGGCAAAgccggccagctccggcgaggCGGTCTCCCTCAACTACGAG GAAGCGAGAGCTCTCTTAGGAAGGCTGGAATTTCAGAAAGGCAATGTAGAAGATGCACTTTGTGTGTTTGATGGAATAGACCTTCAAGCTGCCATTGAGCGCTTCCAGCCATCATCCTCGAAGAAAACAACAGAAGCTACTCTTGTTCTCGAAGCCATTTACTTGAAAGCATTGTCCCTTCAGAAGCTAGGAAAATCAATAG AGGCCGCTAAACAATGCAAAAGCGTCATCGATTCTGTTGAAAGTATGTTCAAGAATGGCACTCCTGACATCGAACAGAAGCTACAAGAAACTATCAATAAATCTGTGGAACTTCTCCCAGAGGCCTGGAAAAAAGCTGGCTCTCTTCAGGAAACATTTGCTTCGTACAGACGCGCTCTTCTCAGCCCGTGGAACCTCGACGAGGAATGCATTGCAAGGATTCAAAAGAGATTTGCTGCTTTCTTGTTGTATGGTTGTGTGGAGTGGAGTCCGCCCAGCTCTGGTTCACCAGCTGAAGGCACTTTTGTTCCCAAGACAAATATTGAGGAAGCCATTCTACTCCTCACAACAGTATTGAAGAAGTTTTATCAGGGAAAGACCCACTGGGATCCCTCGGTGATGGAACACTTGACCTACGCATTGTCGATTTGCAGCCGGCCTTCTCTTATTGCAGATCATCTGGAGGAGGTTCTACCTGGGATATATCCTCGGACGGAGAGATGGAACACACTAGCATTTTGCTACTATGGTGTTGCTCAGAAAGAAGTCGCTCTAAATTTCCTGAGGAAGTCCTTGAATAAGCATGAGAACCCAAAAGATACAATGGCATTGCTGTTAGCCGCCAAGATATGTAGCGAGGACTGCCGTCTTGCCTCCGAGGGTGTCGAGTACGCAAGAAGAGCGATTGCAAACACGGAATCATTAGATGTTCATCTGAAGAGCACTGGCCTCCATTTCTTGGGGAGTTGCCTGAGTAAGAAGGCCAAGATTGTTTCATCCGATCACCAAAGAGCTATGTTGCACGCAGAAACTATGAAGTCCCTTACGGAGTCGATGTCTCTTGACCGCTACAACCCAAACCTAATATTCGACATGGGAGTTCAATACGCTGAGCAGCGGAACATGAACGCCGCGCTGAGATGTGCCAAAGAGTTTGTCGACGCGACCGGTGGAGCGGTCTCGAAAGGTTGGAGGTTTCTAGCCCTAGTCCTCTCCGCACAGCAAAGATACTCCGAAGCAGAAGTGGCGACCAATGCCGCGTTAGACGAGACCGCAAAGTGGGATCAAGGGTCACTGCTCAGGATAAAGGCTAAGCTGAAGGTCGCTCAATCGTCGCCCATGGAGGCGGTGGAGGCATACCGGGTCCTCCTTGCTCTTGTTCAGGCCCAGAAGAATTCGCCTAAAAAAGTGGAG GGAGAGGCTGGTGGAGTAACCGAGTTCGAAATCTGGCAAGGTCTTGCAAATCTGTACTCCGGCCTCTCACACACCAGGGACGCCGAGGTATGTTTGCAGAAAGCCACAGCCCTGAAATCGTACTCCGCCGCGACACTCGAAGCCGAAG GTTACATGCACGAGGTGCGCAAGGAGAGCAAGGAGGCGATGGCGGCCTACGTGAACGCCTCGGCGACGGAGCTGGATCACGTGTCGTCCAAGGTGGCCATCGGGGCTCTGCTCTCCAAGCAGGGGGGCAAGTACCTCCCGGCGGCGAGGGCCTTCCTCTCGGACGCCCTGAGGGTCGAGCCGACGAACCGGATGGCGTGGCTCAACCTGGGGAAGGTGCACAAGCTCGACGGGAGGATTTCCGACGCCGCCGACTGCTTCCAGGCGGCGGTGATGCTCGAGGAGTCGGATCCCGTGGAGAGTTTTAGGACGCTCTCATGA
- the LOC123148396 gene encoding 50S ribosomal protein L9 codes for MAAARAALLRRHGLGAAATNPVLFSGHGLRYRKLEVILTTTIDKLGKAGETVKVAPGHFRNYLMPKMLAVPNIDKFAILMREQSKLYKREVEVVVKEVSKEEDDARQAEEKLKQCQAAAKRLDNALLVFRRFISEGIELRSPVTKDEIVSEVARQLNVNIYPDNLHLVSPLSSLGEFEVPLRLPRDIPRPEGKLQWTLKVKIRRP; via the exons atggccgccgcccgcgccgccctcctccgccgccacggcctcggcgccgccgccaccaaccCCGTCCTCTTCTCCGGCCACGGCCTCCGCTACCGCAAGCTCGAGGTCATCCTCACCACG ACGATCGACAAGCTGGGGAAGGCGGGGGAGACGGTGAAGGTGGCGCCGGGGCACTTCCGCAACTACCTCATGCCCAAGATGCTCGCCGTCCCCAACATCGACAAGTTCGCCATACTCATGCGCGAGCAGAGCAAG CTTTACAAACGCGAAGTGGAGGTGGTTGTCAAAGAAGTCTCAAAGGAGGAGGATGATGCTCGG CAAGCGGAAGAGAAACTGAAGCAGTGTCAAGCAGCAGCAAAACGGCTCGATAATGCTCTCTTG GTGTTCAGACGGTTCATCTCCGAAGGGATCGAGTTGCGCTCTCCTGTAACGAAGGATGAAATTGTTTCTGAG GTGGCGAGGCAACTCAACGTCAACATTTACCCAGACAATTTACACCTGGTGTCACCATTGTCATCCCTCGGAGAATTTGAGGTGCCACTTCGCTTACCGAGGGATATACCACGCCCAGAAGGCAAGCTACAATGGACTCTCAAGGTCAAGATCAGGAGACCCTAA
- the LOC123148395 gene encoding scarecrow-like protein 22 produces the protein MVAKKEKAPHKHTRAHATPHHRTHIHAHLLPSPLMITTMSSSSCSGLGGGAAANSKRKSPEPTSVLYNRSPSPPTSSSAHSSEPPPISAEDWDAVLLSSGGCDDAMAAAAHGTREDSSFLRWIMDAGYADGDGDAFGFKGPAPFDPSLLPPPPLHPPPFDERREEAEEHAFSLPQLPPQLSVPQHPQQGQVHFPVSTATARAVGGGDGDLEPQAAVDELLEAARRADAGDPAGAREILARLNHRLPSPPAPPGHPPLLRAAALLRDALLQRLLPPTPAGGSSVLSPLDVALKLAAHKALADASPTVQFAGFTATQAFLDALGAGARRVHVVDLDVGFGGHWPPLMQELAHHWRRTAAPSTPPPALKVTALVSPGSRHPLELHLTQESLARFAAELGIPFEFAAVAFDPFSPSPPPGLSAAPDEAVAVHITVGTETSGPTPASLRVVKQLRPAIVVCVDHGCDRADLPLPSHALNVLRSCAALVESLDTPGASLDVAAKVEQFILRPRAERLVTGGEKLPPWRSTFASAGLTPLQLSNAAEAQAECLLRRTANHGFHVEKQQAALALWWQRSELVSVSAWRC, from the coding sequence ATGGTGGCCAAGAAAGAAAAGGCACCGCATAAGCATACACGCGCACACGCAACGCCACACCACCGCACGCACATACACGCACACCTCCTCCCGTCTCCACTTATGATcaccaccatgtcctcctcctcctgcagcggcctgggcggcggcgcggcggccaacTCGAAGCGCAAGTCGCCGGAGCCGACGTCGGTGCTGTACAACCGGAGCCCGAGCccgcccacctcctcctccgcgcACTCGTCCGAGCCGCCGCCCATCAGCGCCGAGGACTGGGACGCCGTGCTGCTCTCCTCCGGCGGCTGCGAcgacgccatggccgccgccgcgcaCGGCACCCGGGAGGACAGCTCCTTCCTCCGCTGGATCATGGACGCGGGGTAcgcggacggcgacggcgacgccttCGGCTTCAAGGGCCCCGCCCCCTTCGACCCCTCCCTCCTGCCCCCGCCCCCTCTCCACCCGCCGCCGTTTGACGAGCgccgggaggaggcggaggagcacgCCTTCTCGCTCCCGCAGCTCCCGCCGCAGCTCTCCGTCCCGCAGCATCCGCAGCAGGGGCAGGTCCATTTCCCCGTCTCCACCGCAACAGCGCGCGCCGTCGGGGGAGGAGATGGAGATCTCGAGCCCCAGGCGGCGGTGGACGAGCTGCTCGAGGCGGCGCGGCGCGCCGACGCCGGGGACCCCGCTGGCGCGCGCGAGATATTGGCGCGGCTCAATCACCGGCTCCCCTCGCCGCCCGCCCCGCCGGGGCACCCTCCCTTGCTCCGCGCCGCCGCGCTGCTCCGGGACGCGCTCCTGCAGCGCCTCCTCCCTCCGACGCCCGCAGGCGGAAGCTCCGTCCTCTCGCCGCTCGACGTCGCGCTCAAGCTCGCCGCGCACAAGGCCCTGGCGGACGCGTCGCCCACCGTCCAGTTCGCGGGGTTCACGGCCACGCAGGCCTTCCTCGACGCGCTGGGCGCCGGCGCGCGCCGCGTGCACGTCGTGGACTTGGACGTCGGCTTCGGGGGCCACTGGCCGCCGCTCATGCAGGAGCTCGCGCACCACTGGCGCCGCACGGCCGCGccgtcgacgccgccgccggccctgAAGGTCACGGCATTGGTGTCGCCGGGGTCGAGGCACCCGCTGGAGCTCCACCTCACGCAGGAGAGCCTGGCGCGCTTCGCCGCCGAGCTGGGCATCCCGTTCGAGTTCGCCGCCGTCGCCTTCGACCCCTtcagcccctcgccgccgccgggcctGTCCGCGGCGCCCGACGAGGCCGTCGCCGTGCACATCACGGTCGGCACGGAAACCTCCGGGCCGACACCGGCGTCCCTCCGCGTCGTGAAGCAGCTCCGGCCCGCCATCGTGGTGTGCGTGGACCACGGCTGCGACCGCGCGGACCTGCCGCTCCCGAGCCACGCGCTGAACGTGCTCCGCTCCTGCGCCGCGCTCGTCGAGTCGCTCGACACGCCCGGCGCGTCGCTGGACGTGGCGGCCAAGGTGGAGCAGTTCATCCTGCGGCCGAGGGCGGAGCGCCTGGTCACCGGCGGCGAGAAGCTGCCCCCGTGGCGGTCCACGTTCGCGTCGGCCGGGCTCACGCCGCTGCAGCTCAGCAATGCCGCGGAGGCGCAGGCCGAGTGCCTGCTCCGGCGCACGGCCAACCATGGCTTCCACGTCGAGAAGCAGCAGGCGGCGCTGGCGCTCTGGTGGCAGCGGTCGGAGCTGGTGTCGGTGTCGGCATGGCGGTGCTGA